The proteins below are encoded in one region of Conger conger chromosome 17, fConCon1.1, whole genome shotgun sequence:
- the otc gene encoding ornithine transcarbamylase, mitochondrial, producing the protein MFSVKKSFFCVLKILPNISVRNFCTGHTALDKVNLMGRSLLTLRDFGSDEIKRLLWISRDLKHRIKHEGQYLPLLQGKSIAMIFEKRSTRTRMSTETGFALLGGHPCFLTSQDIHLGTNESTTDTARVLSGLTDLILARVYSHSTLEELQKDSSVPVINGLSDLYHPIQILADFLTLQEHYGCLSGLTVSWIGDGNNVLHSFMMTAAKLGVHLRVATPKGYEPDGGIVQEAKILSKQFGTQLFLTSDPMEAAHGSNVLVTDTWVSMGQEEEKVQRLKDFHGYQITMQTGAVASPDWTFLHCLPRKQEEVDDQVFYSPRSLVFLEAENRKWTIMGLMVALLTDYKPKMPMLKF; encoded by the exons ATGTTTAGTGTCAAGAAGTCGTTTTTTTGTGTTCTGAAAATTCTGCCAAACATCAGTGTCAGGAATTTTTG CACCGGACACACGGCCTTGGACAAAGTAAATCTCATGGGTCGCAGTTTGCTGACACTGAGAGATTTCGGCTCCGATGAAATCAAACGGTTGCTTTGGATATCACGAGATCTGAAGCACAGAATTAAGCATGAAGGACAG TACCTCCCTCTTCTTCAAGGGAAGTCGATTGCGATGATATTTGAGAAGAGGAGCACCAGAACGCGCATGTCCACAGAAACAG GATTTGCATTGCTAGGAGGGCACCCTTGCTTCCTGACCAGTCAAGACATTCACCTGGGGACCAATGAGAGCACCACTGACACTGCCAG GGTCCTGTCTGGGCTGACGGATCTCATCCTGGCTCGGGTGTACAGCCACTCTActctggaggagctgcagaaaGACTCCTCGGTCCCCGTCATCAACGGGCTGTCCGACCTCTATCACCCCATCCAGATCCTGGCCGATTTCCTCACTCTGCAG GAGCATTATGGGTGCTTGAGCGGGCTGACGGTGTCGTGGATCGGAGACGGCAACAACGTGCTCCACTCCTTCATGATGACCGCAGCCAAGCTGGGCGTGCACCTGAGAGTGGCTACTCCAAAG GGTTATGAGCCTGATGGTGGAATTGTTCAAGAGGCCAAAATCTTGTCAAAGCAG TTTGGGACCCAACTCTTCCTGACCTCCGACCCCATGGAGGCGGCCCATGGTAGCAACGTCCTGGTGACTGACACCTGGGTCAGTATgggccaggaggaggagaaggttcAACGGCTGAAGGATTTCCATGGTTACCAGATCACCATGCAG acaggcgcCGTGGCCTCTCCAGACTGGACCTTCCTCCACTGTCTCCCTCGTAAGCAGGAGGAAGTGGACGACCAGGTCTTCTACTCCCCGCGCTCGCTGGTCTTTCTCGAGGCGGAGAACAGGAAGTGGACCATCATG